The DNA window GTCTTGTCTTCATATTAAACCTCCTTCCATATAAGATTTTTCATTTCAGTGCTCCTCATGGGATACTGCACCTGAAAGGTACACAACGGAAAGTATCATAAATATATACGATTGTATAAAAATTGCTAAAAATTTTATAGCTATGATAAAAAGGAGTATCACAGGGGAGACAGCCATAGTAAATGGATTTTTTATTACCAGACTCACAAGCACCAAAAGCAGTAAAGCTCCACCTTTCATATTGGCAAATAACCTGAGGGTAAGGGTTATAGGTCTTGCAAGGTGAGAAATTATCTCTATGAGGAAGAAAAAGGGGGCGAGGTATGGGTTTGGTCCCATAAAGTGCCTCAGATAGCCTATACCGTGTATCCTGAATCCTTCAAGGTTATACAGTATAAAAACGCATAAAGCCAGGGCAAGGTTCGTATTAACGTTAGCCGTAGGAGCTTCAAGTCCCGGCACCATACCAAGAAGATTGGAAAAAAATACAAAAAGACCTATAGAAGCTATAAGTGGAGTGTATCTAAGACCTCCTTCACCTGCATTCTCAAGAAGCATGTTACGAACGAATCTAATATACCCTTCCCACAAAGCCTGGAATTTGGTAGGTCTTAAGGAAGGTTTACCAGCGAGGAAAATTAGCGTTAAAGCTATAGCCATAGCCAGCACACCTAAGTAAACGTGTTCCAAATTCACACCTTCCATAACGCTATCATTATAACACAAAATTACTAAATTCAAGGGAATATAAGTTCACAACAAGAGTATCCTCTTTACACGGCTGGATACGTTGCACATTATTTCGTAAGGTATAGTCCCTGCAAGCTTTGCAAGATCGCTGAAGCCTTGATGATCTCCCACCACCTCAACCCAGTCGCCTACATTTGCATCCGTCCCTTCAAGATCTATGATCGTCATATCCATAGTTATGTTTCCAAGTATTTTGACAGGCTTCCCGTTCCAGTAGAGATACCCTACGTTGGAGAGGGATTTGGCAAGACCATCCGCATAACCAAAAGCAACTACACCAACCTTCTTTTCTCTTTCAGTAATGTGTGTTCTTGAATAAGATATAGGATAACCTGCTGGAAGGTTTTTGACGGAGATGATGCGCGCCTT is part of the Hydrogenobacter sp. genome and encodes:
- the atpB gene encoding F0F1 ATP synthase subunit A, translated to MEGVNLEHVYLGVLAMAIALTLIFLAGKPSLRPTKFQALWEGYIRFVRNMLLENAGEGGLRYTPLIASIGLFVFFSNLLGMVPGLEAPTANVNTNLALALCVFILYNLEGFRIHGIGYLRHFMGPNPYLAPFFFLIEIISHLARPITLTLRLFANMKGGALLLLVLVSLVIKNPFTMAVSPVILLFIIAIKFLAIFIQSYIFMILSVVYLSGAVSHEEH